The following proteins are encoded in a genomic region of Rhinolophus ferrumequinum isolate MPI-CBG mRhiFer1 chromosome 17, mRhiFer1_v1.p, whole genome shotgun sequence:
- the SEC13 gene encoding protein SEC13 homolog — protein MVSVINTVDTSHEDMIHDAQMDYYGTRLATCSSDRSVKIFDVRNGGQILIADLRGHEGPVWQVAWAHPMYGNILASCSYDRKVIIWKEENGTWEKTHEHTGHDSSVNSVCWAPHDYGLILACGSSDGAISLLTYTGEGQWEVKKINNAHTIGCNAVSWAPAVVPGSLIDQPSGQKPNYIKKFASGGCDNLIKLWKEEEDGQWKEEQKLEAHSDWVRDVAWAPSIGLPTSTIASCSQDGRVFIWTCDDASSNTWSPKLLHKFNDVVWHVSWSITANILAVSGGDNKVTLWKESVDGQWVCISDVNKGQGSVSASVPEGQQNEQ, from the exons GTGTCAGTAATTAACACTGTGGACACCTCCCATGAGGACATGATT CACGATGCCCAGATGGACTACTATGGCACTCGCCTAGCAACCTGCTCATCAGACAGGTCCGTCAAAATCTTCGATGTGCGCAACGGAGGGCAGATCCTCATCGCAGACCTCAGGGG TCACGAGGGTCCTGTGTGGCAGGTGGCCTGGGCCCACCCCATGTATGGCAATATCCTGGCATCCTGCTCCTATGACCGCAAAGTCATTatctggaaagaggaaaatggcACCTGGGAGAAGACACATGAGCACACGGGGCACGACTCCTCAG tAAACTCTGTGTGCTGGGCCCCCCATGACTACGGCCTGATCCTGGCCTGTGGCAGTTCGGATGGGGCCATCTCCCTGCTGACCTACACTGGGGAGGGCCAGTGGGAAGTGAAGAAGATCAACAACGCTCACACA ATTGGCTGCAATGCCGTCAGCTGGGCCCCTGCTGTTGTACCTGGAAGCCTCATAGACCAGCCATCGGGACAGAAGCCCAACTACATCAAGAAGTTTGCCTCAGGCGGCTGTGACAACCTCATCAAGCTATGGAA GGAGGAGGAGGACGGCCAGTGGAAGGAGGAACAGAAGCTGGAAGCACACAGTGACTGGGTTCGAGATGTGGCCTGGGCCCCCTCCATCGGCCTGCCCACCAGCACCATCGCCAGCTGCTCCCAG GATGGTCGTGTGTTCATCTGGACCTGTGACGATGCCTCAAGCAATACATGGTCCCCCAAACTACTGCACAAGTTCAATGATGTCGTGTGGCACGTGAGCTGGTCCATCACAGCCAACATCCTGGCTGTCTCGGGTGGAGATAATAAG GTGACCCTGTGGAAGGAGTCCGTGGACGGGCAGTGGGTGTGCATCAGCGATGTCAACAAGGGCCAGGGGTCCGTGTCCGCTTCAGTCCCAGAGGGCCAGCAGAATGAGCAGTGA
- the GHRL gene encoding appetite-regulating hormone, giving the protein MPSLGTICCLLLVSVLWVDLAMAGSSFLSPEHQKAQRKESKKPPAKLQPRELEGWLHPEDGSLVEEAEDELEIRFNAPFDVGIKLSGAQDHQHGQALGKFLQDVLWEEANEAPADK; this is encoded by the exons ATGCCCTCCCTGGGGACCATCTGCTGCCTCCTGCTTGTCAGTGTGCTCTGGGTGGACTTGGCCATGGCAGGCTCCAGCTTCCTGAGCCCCGAACATCAGAAAGCGCAG AGAAAGGAGTCCAAGAAGCCACCAGCCAAACTGCAGCCCCGAGAGCTTGAAGGCTGGCTCCACCCAGAAGATGGAAGTCTGGTGGAAGAGGCGGAGGATGAGCTGGAAATCCGG TTCAACGCCCCCTTTGATGTTGGAATCAAGCTGTCAGGGGCTCAGGACCACCAGCACGGCCAGGCCCTAGGGAAGTTTCTTCAGGACGTCCTCTGGGAAGAAGCCAACG AGGCACCGGCCGACAAATGA